One segment of Magnetospirillum sp. 15-1 DNA contains the following:
- a CDS encoding response regulator, producing the protein MTHVLIVDDDPEICALLTQFLTGQGYTVATAGDGDTMRQALVNEAADLVILDLMLPGEDGLSLCRHLRATTSLPIIMLTAMGSETDRVVGLEMGADDYLAKPFSTRELLARIRAVLRRAGQMMQSAPREPTPADEPVEILEFSGWHLDVSRRRLTSPDGVLAEITSGEFDLLLAFLRHPHQVLSRDQLLDLARGRVSGPFDRTIDVQVGRLRRKMETDPKTPELFKTVRGGGYVLTVDVKYS; encoded by the coding sequence ATGACCCATGTCCTGATTGTCGATGACGACCCTGAGATCTGCGCCCTGCTGACCCAATTCCTGACGGGACAAGGCTACACCGTTGCCACGGCAGGCGACGGCGATACCATGCGCCAGGCGCTAGTGAACGAGGCTGCCGATCTGGTGATCCTCGACCTGATGCTGCCGGGTGAGGACGGCCTGTCACTGTGCCGCCACCTGCGGGCTACAACCAGCCTGCCGATCATCATGTTGACCGCCATGGGCAGCGAGACAGACCGGGTAGTGGGCTTGGAAATGGGAGCCGACGACTACCTCGCCAAACCGTTCAGCACCCGCGAACTTCTGGCCCGTATCCGCGCTGTCCTGCGCCGGGCTGGTCAGATGATGCAGAGCGCCCCCAGAGAACCCACGCCAGCAGATGAACCAGTCGAAATCCTGGAATTTTCCGGCTGGCACCTGGACGTCTCCCGCCGCCGTCTGACCTCACCTGACGGCGTCCTGGCGGAAATAACCAGCGGCGAATTCGACCTACTGCTGGCCTTCCTTCGCCATCCCCATCAGGTGCTCAGCCGCGACCAGTTGCTTGACCTGGCGCGAGGGCGGGTTTCTGGGCCGTTCGATCGCACCATCGACGTCCAGGTCGGCCGCCTGCGCCGCAAGATGGAGACTGACCCCAAAACGCCCGAATTGTTCAAGACGGTGCGCGGTGGCGGCTATGTGCTGACGGTGGATGTGAAATATAGCTGA
- a CDS encoding HD-GYP domain-containing protein, producing the protein MTTGRLRGLRRKIVGLIGLGGIVLAILGGGITYMVEMERLDSLVERLARDQALHLIHALRGSQGATGAPTLATGGFLYLRVDAGDGSPTQEIRQGDMPTSARQRLDTLLSTADVEHSHLNFTDGGRTYMLLSFPLADTVGRFTGLYRVEEPLARELFRQVVWSVAGVFLIVVTSTLILIPLILGLERQVLHHARDAIEANLDALVTLGSAIAKRDSDTDAHNYRVTLYAIRLAESMGLGAERIRHLIRGAFLHDVGKIAIPDHILLKPGSLSPDEFEVMKSHVRHGVDIVAQSRWLAPAVEIIGGHHEKFDGSGYPQGLTGENIPLLARIFAIADVFDALTSIRPYKLAFPLELASNLLAEQRGRHFDPQLLDRFLDRANELYAHYGNGTDRDIRRELAVELKRYFG; encoded by the coding sequence ATGACGACCGGCCGGCTGCGAGGATTGAGGCGCAAGATCGTCGGCCTGATCGGGCTGGGCGGCATCGTCCTGGCCATTCTTGGCGGCGGGATCACCTACATGGTGGAGATGGAGCGGCTCGACAGCTTGGTCGAGCGGTTGGCCCGTGATCAGGCCCTTCACCTCATCCACGCCCTGCGCGGGAGCCAAGGCGCGACCGGAGCGCCCACCCTGGCGACCGGCGGCTTCCTTTACCTCCGGGTCGATGCGGGCGATGGAAGTCCCACCCAGGAAATCCGGCAAGGCGATATGCCCACGTCCGCCCGGCAGCGGCTCGACACCCTGCTGTCCACGGCGGATGTCGAGCATAGCCACCTCAACTTCACCGATGGCGGCCGAACCTACATGCTGCTGTCGTTTCCCCTTGCCGATACCGTCGGCCGGTTCACCGGCCTTTACCGCGTCGAGGAGCCCCTGGCCCGTGAGTTGTTCCGGCAGGTCGTGTGGTCCGTGGCGGGTGTTTTCCTCATCGTCGTCACCTCGACCCTGATCCTCATCCCGCTCATCCTCGGGCTCGAACGACAGGTGCTGCACCATGCCCGCGATGCCATCGAGGCCAATCTCGATGCGCTGGTCACCCTGGGCAGTGCCATCGCCAAGCGCGACAGTGACACCGACGCCCATAACTACCGGGTCACCCTTTATGCCATCCGCCTGGCTGAAAGCATGGGGCTGGGGGCCGAGCGGATTCGCCACCTGATCCGCGGCGCCTTCCTGCACGATGTCGGCAAGATCGCCATTCCCGACCACATCCTGCTCAAGCCCGGCTCGCTGAGTCCCGACGAATTCGAGGTGATGAAAAGTCATGTTCGCCATGGCGTCGATATTGTCGCCCAGTCCCGTTGGCTCGCTCCGGCCGTCGAGATCATCGGCGGCCATCACGAGAAATTCGATGGAAGTGGCTATCCGCAGGGCCTGACAGGGGAGAACATCCCGTTGCTGGCCCGGATCTTCGCCATTGCCGACGTCTTCGACGCCCTGACCTCGATACGGCCCTACAAGCTGGCCTTTCCCCTTGAATTGGCCAGCAACCTTCTGGCGGAGCAGCGCGGGCGGCATTTCGATCCGCAACTGCTGGATCGCTTTCTCGACCGTGCCAATGAGCTTTACGCCCATTACGGCAACGGCACCGACCGGGATATACGCAGGGAACTGGCGGTCGAACTGAAACGCTATTTCGGATGA
- a CDS encoding FixH family protein: MRLKLMAVMSMVVGLGAASSTALADPKDYRFEAVDSQVAVSSTATVAVRLIHLPDGKPVAGAILFQPRMEMPMGNMAPMPTKVAPNTPDGKGIYPFTADIGMAGPWTLTVSAKVQGEATTISGSVPFVAAAAAHSSADHKH; the protein is encoded by the coding sequence ATGCGACTGAAGTTGATGGCGGTGATGAGCATGGTGGTGGGCCTGGGTGCCGCCTCGAGTACGGCCTTGGCCGACCCCAAGGATTACCGTTTCGAGGCGGTGGATTCTCAGGTGGCGGTCTCCTCCACAGCCACGGTAGCGGTACGACTGATCCATCTGCCCGATGGCAAGCCGGTGGCGGGCGCCATTCTCTTTCAGCCCAGGATGGAAATGCCCATGGGTAACATGGCCCCAATGCCGACCAAGGTGGCGCCCAACACTCCTGATGGGAAGGGCATCTACCCTTTCACCGCGGATATCGGCATGGCGGGGCCTTGGACCCTAACGGTGTCCGCCAAGGTCCAGGGTGAAGCCACGACCATTTCGGGATCCGTGCCCTTCGTCGCGGCCGCGGCTGCCCACAGTAGCGCCGACCACAAGCACTGA
- a CDS encoding TolC family protein → MFASAARAEEGQHRHDHQANAAVGGTVDDLISIARQMSPELQIAALEAAAALAKVDGAGSLADPKVSLAVEDWSTNRNGGNFPSNPASQTTKKLRVSQELPFWGKRDLKREIAEAGARKAAILKRQVENELVAKVKVAYAEYHSAHLAIDAARDLRGRLDTLAKLARARYGQALGRQQDVTRSEVEKSVLDTEIVRMDGERRKARVKINRLLARPLDAPLVEAPAPRVIPAMEALDLTALTDRAQSANPEIIAQQVTIEGSDKALSLAEKSWYPDFELTAGAVKREGEWRGYEAMVAMNIPLQWNLRTSEIGEAKAMAGAARTKRELRALELGNEVADAWISLKSAREVERLLRESQLPQAEIGFQAAAKGYELGRSDLIDVLQTEQQLWKSNIDLIKVLFEQQMRLAELEKLVGGDL, encoded by the coding sequence ATGTTCGCATCGGCAGCCAGGGCGGAAGAAGGCCAACATCGTCATGATCATCAGGCCAATGCTGCCGTTGGCGGTACGGTCGATGACCTAATCTCCATCGCCCGCCAGATGAGCCCAGAGCTTCAGATTGCCGCCCTGGAGGCTGCTGCTGCTCTGGCCAAGGTCGATGGCGCCGGTTCGCTGGCCGACCCCAAGGTGTCGCTGGCGGTCGAGGATTGGAGCACCAACCGCAATGGCGGCAATTTCCCCTCTAATCCGGCCTCACAGACCACCAAGAAGCTGCGGGTCAGCCAGGAATTGCCGTTCTGGGGCAAGCGCGACCTGAAGCGCGAGATCGCCGAGGCCGGGGCGCGCAAGGCCGCCATCCTCAAGCGGCAGGTGGAGAACGAGTTGGTGGCCAAGGTCAAGGTGGCCTATGCCGAATACCATTCCGCTCACTTGGCAATTGATGCCGCCCGTGATCTTCGGGGGCGCTTGGACACCCTGGCCAAGTTGGCGCGGGCCCGCTACGGCCAAGCCCTGGGGCGGCAGCAGGATGTTACCCGCTCCGAGGTCGAGAAGTCGGTGCTGGACACCGAGATCGTCCGCATGGACGGTGAGCGCCGCAAGGCCCGGGTCAAGATCAACCGCCTGCTGGCCCGTCCGCTCGATGCTCCCCTGGTGGAAGCCCCGGCACCGCGCGTCATCCCGGCCATGGAAGCCCTCGACCTCACCGCCTTGACGGATCGGGCCCAAAGCGCCAATCCCGAGATCATCGCGCAGCAAGTGACCATCGAGGGCTCGGACAAGGCACTTAGTTTGGCCGAGAAAAGCTGGTATCCCGATTTCGAGTTGACCGCCGGGGCGGTCAAGCGCGAGGGCGAATGGCGCGGCTATGAGGCCATGGTCGCCATGAACATCCCGCTGCAATGGAACCTGCGCACTTCAGAAATCGGCGAGGCCAAGGCCATGGCCGGCGCCGCCCGGACCAAACGCGAGCTGCGCGCCCTCGAACTGGGCAACGAGGTAGCCGATGCCTGGATCAGCCTGAAATCCGCCCGCGAGGTGGAGAGGCTGCTGCGCGAAAGCCAGTTACCCCAGGCTGAGATCGGCTTTCAGGCCGCCGCCAAGGGCTATGAACTGGGGCGGTCGGATCTGATCGACGTGCTGCAGACCGAGCAGCAGTTGTGGAAATCTAACATCGACCTGATCAAGGTGCTGTTCGAGCAGCAGATGCGCTTGGCCGAACTGGAGAAGCTGGTGGGAGGCGACCTATGA
- a CDS encoding DUF411 domain-containing protein — protein MIPRRLILAGAVALGAAATFVAFQPSPVAAREAVVYKNPQCGCCKGWATYLQRNGYKVTVIDVDNMEDLKRRLQVPDSLHSCHTAKIDGYVVEGHVPVEAIDKLLTKRPSFTGIASPGMPSGSPGMDGPKEDNVVKAFGPGGIRVFGIY, from the coding sequence ATGATCCCTCGACGTCTCATTCTCGCCGGTGCTGTCGCTCTGGGCGCTGCCGCCACCTTTGTCGCGTTCCAGCCGTCACCCGTCGCGGCACGCGAGGCCGTCGTTTACAAGAATCCGCAATGTGGCTGCTGCAAGGGCTGGGCGACCTACCTTCAGCGCAATGGCTACAAGGTCACGGTCATCGACGTCGACAACATGGAAGACCTGAAACGGCGCCTTCAGGTGCCCGACAGCCTGCATTCCTGCCACACCGCCAAGATCGATGGCTATGTGGTGGAGGGTCATGTGCCGGTGGAGGCCATCGACAAGTTGCTGACCAAGCGTCCCAGCTTCACAGGGATTGCCTCGCCGGGCATGCCGTCAGGTTCCCCGGGAATGGACGGCCCGAAGGAGGACAATGTCGTCAAGGCTTTCGGCCCCGGTGGGATCAGGGTTTTCGGGATATATTGA
- a CDS encoding CusA/CzcA family heavy metal efflux RND transporter: protein MIAAIIRWSAKNVFLVLLATLFIVGAGTLAVKHLPLDALPDLSDVQVILYTEVPGQAPQVVEDQVTYPLTTAMLSVPRSKTVRGFSFFGVSFVYIIFEDGTDIYWARSRVLEYLSFAAKRLPAGVTPTLGPDATGVGWVYQYVVLAKDRTLAELRTTQDWYLRYQLAKAEGVAEVAGVGGFVQQYQVVVDPQRLQAYNIPLAKITEVIRKSNIDVGGRVVELAETEFVVRGRGYLRGIADIEQLVLKSERGTPVLLRDVARVELGPDERRGLTELNGEGEVVSGIVLQRFGQNALDVIERVKAKIAEVSSGLPEGVTIKAVYDRSDLILRAVETLKHTLIEESLIVAAVCLVFLLHLRSALVAIIMLPVGVLIAAIVMQALGMTSNIMSLGGVAIAVGAMVDAAIVMIENAHKHLERMKPGDSRAEALIAAAIEVGPSLFFGLLIITVSFLPVFTLEAQEGRLFKPLAFTKTFSMAGAALLSVTLVPVLMMLFIRGKIIPEHRNPINRALIWSYRPMITGVMKAKIVTIAVALAALAASWYPLSKLGSEFMPTLNEGTLLYMPTTLPGLSITKAAELIQTQDKIIKSFPEVESVWGKAGRAGTATDPAPTEMFETVINLKPEAEWRPGLTTDKLIAEMDKALQMPGVSNAWTMPLRARIDMLSTGIRTPIGIKVFGKDLDEMEKIARQIEAVVRTVPGTTSAYAERIGGGFYLNIEPDRAQLARYGITIGDFQEVILTALGGETVTTTVEGRERFSVNVRYPREFRSDPQAIADRVLVSGMDGAQVPLGQLAKVRLSKGPAGIRTENALLSAYIYVDIRDRDIGGYVADARKAVAESVKMPPGYFVTWSGQFEYMERAIEKLKIVVPLTIAIIFLLLYLNFKRVTETLIVMLSLPFALVGGLWLQWVLGYNMSVAVAVGYIALAGVAAETGVVMLIYLDHALNELKAKRVAEGLPFTRADLYEAIMEGAVERVRPKMMTVVAIMAGLLPIMWSTGTGSEVMRRIAMPMVGGMVSSTILTLIVIPAIYGLIKQRGLPNRKEEAHE, encoded by the coding sequence ATGATCGCCGCCATCATCCGCTGGTCCGCCAAGAATGTCTTCCTGGTGCTACTAGCCACCCTGTTCATTGTCGGCGCCGGCACCCTGGCGGTGAAGCATCTGCCGCTGGACGCCCTGCCCGACCTCTCCGACGTGCAGGTGATTCTCTATACCGAGGTGCCCGGTCAGGCCCCCCAGGTGGTGGAGGACCAGGTCACCTATCCGCTGACCACCGCCATGCTGAGCGTGCCCCGCTCCAAGACGGTGCGCGGCTTTTCGTTCTTCGGGGTCAGCTTCGTCTACATCATCTTCGAGGACGGCACCGACATCTACTGGGCGCGGTCGCGGGTGCTGGAATACCTCAGCTTCGCCGCCAAGCGCCTGCCGGCCGGGGTGACCCCGACACTGGGCCCCGACGCCACCGGCGTGGGCTGGGTCTACCAGTACGTGGTGCTGGCCAAGGACCGCACTCTCGCCGAACTGCGCACCACCCAGGACTGGTATCTGCGCTACCAGCTGGCCAAGGCCGAGGGCGTGGCCGAGGTGGCCGGCGTCGGCGGCTTCGTCCAGCAATACCAGGTGGTGGTCGATCCCCAGCGCCTGCAGGCCTACAACATCCCGCTGGCCAAGATCACCGAGGTCATCCGCAAGAGCAACATCGACGTGGGCGGCCGGGTGGTAGAGCTGGCCGAGACCGAATTCGTGGTGCGTGGCCGCGGCTATCTGCGCGGCATCGCCGATATCGAGCAGTTGGTGCTGAAGTCGGAACGTGGCACCCCGGTGCTGCTGCGCGACGTGGCTCGGGTCGAGCTCGGCCCCGACGAGCGGCGCGGCCTGACCGAACTGAACGGCGAGGGCGAGGTGGTCAGCGGCATCGTGCTGCAACGCTTCGGCCAGAATGCGCTGGACGTCATCGAACGGGTCAAAGCCAAGATCGCCGAGGTTTCCTCCGGCCTGCCCGAAGGCGTCACCATCAAGGCGGTCTATGACCGCTCCGACCTGATCCTGCGGGCCGTCGAGACCCTCAAGCACACCCTGATCGAGGAAAGCCTGATCGTCGCCGCCGTTTGCCTAGTGTTCCTGCTGCATCTGCGTTCGGCCCTGGTGGCCATCATCATGCTGCCGGTGGGCGTGCTGATCGCCGCTATCGTCATGCAGGCCCTGGGCATGACATCGAACATCATGAGCCTGGGCGGTGTCGCCATCGCGGTAGGGGCCATGGTGGACGCCGCCATCGTCATGATCGAGAACGCCCACAAGCATCTGGAGCGCATGAAACCGGGCGACAGCCGGGCCGAGGCCCTGATCGCCGCCGCCATCGAGGTGGGGCCGAGCCTGTTCTTCGGCCTGCTGATCATCACCGTGTCGTTCCTCCCCGTTTTCACCCTGGAGGCCCAGGAGGGACGGCTGTTCAAGCCGCTGGCCTTCACCAAGACCTTTTCCATGGCGGGGGCGGCGCTGCTGTCGGTGACCCTGGTGCCGGTGCTGATGATGCTGTTCATTCGGGGCAAGATCATTCCCGAGCACAGGAATCCCATCAACCGGGCCCTGATCTGGAGCTACCGGCCGATGATCACCGGGGTGATGAAGGCCAAGATCGTCACCATCGCCGTGGCCTTGGCCGCCCTGGCAGCGTCGTGGTACCCGCTGTCCAAACTGGGCAGCGAGTTCATGCCGACGCTCAACGAGGGCACCCTGCTCTACATGCCGACCACCCTGCCCGGCCTGTCCATCACCAAGGCGGCCGAGTTGATCCAGACTCAGGACAAGATCATCAAGAGCTTCCCCGAGGTCGAATCGGTGTGGGGCAAGGCCGGTCGCGCCGGGACCGCCACCGATCCTGCCCCCACCGAGATGTTCGAGACGGTGATCAACCTCAAGCCCGAGGCAGAGTGGCGGCCCGGCCTGACCACCGACAAGCTGATCGCCGAAATGGACAAGGCCTTGCAGATGCCCGGCGTGTCCAACGCCTGGACCATGCCGCTGCGTGCCCGCATCGACATGCTGTCCACCGGCATCCGCACCCCCATCGGCATCAAGGTGTTCGGCAAGGATCTGGACGAGATGGAGAAGATCGCCCGCCAGATCGAGGCGGTGGTGCGCACTGTTCCCGGCACCACCTCGGCTTATGCCGAGCGTATCGGCGGCGGCTTCTACCTCAATATCGAACCCGACCGCGCCCAACTGGCCCGCTACGGCATCACCATCGGCGATTTCCAGGAGGTGATCCTGACCGCGCTCGGCGGCGAGACCGTCACCACCACGGTGGAGGGGCGCGAGCGCTTCTCGGTCAATGTCCGCTATCCCCGCGAGTTCCGCTCCGACCCCCAGGCCATCGCCGACCGGGTGCTGGTGTCGGGCATGGACGGCGCCCAGGTGCCTTTGGGCCAGTTGGCCAAGGTACGGCTGTCCAAGGGCCCCGCTGGCATCCGCACGGAGAACGCCCTGCTGTCGGCCTATATCTACGTCGACATCCGCGACCGCGATATCGGCGGCTATGTGGCCGATGCCAGGAAGGCGGTGGCCGAGTCGGTCAAGATGCCGCCCGGTTACTTCGTCACCTGGTCGGGCCAGTTCGAGTACATGGAACGCGCCATCGAGAAGCTGAAGATCGTGGTACCGCTGACCATCGCCATCATCTTCCTGCTGCTCTACCTCAACTTCAAGCGGGTGACCGAGACCCTGATCGTCATGCTGTCGCTGCCCTTCGCCCTGGTGGGCGGGCTGTGGCTGCAATGGGTTCTGGGATACAACATGAGCGTGGCTGTGGCGGTGGGCTACATCGCCCTGGCTGGCGTCGCCGCCGAAACCGGCGTGGTGATGCTGATCTATCTCGACCACGCCCTGAACGAATTGAAGGCCAAACGCGTCGCCGAGGGGCTGCCCTTCACCCGTGCCGATCTCTACGAAGCCATCATGGAGGGCGCGGTGGAGCGGGTGCGGCCTAAGATGATGACGGTGGTGGCGATCATGGCCGGTCTGCTGCCCATCATGTGGAGTACCGGCACCGGCTCGGAGGTGATGCGCCGCATCGCCATGCCCATGGTCGGCGGCATGGTGTCGTCCACCATCCTCACCCTGATCGTCATCCCGGCCATCTACGGCCTGATCAAGCAGCGGGGTCTGCCGAACCGAAAGGAAGAGGCTCATGAATAG
- a CDS encoding efflux RND transporter periplasmic adaptor subunit, which translates to MSTTRAILLGGVAVIAALGGGYWLGRSGQPHKAPATNTATPPAAAGSHTGHDAAAQVAKERQILFYQHPDGNADYSPVPKKDDKGRDYTPVYADPEPEPVAAKPAGKGKILYYRNPMGLADTSPVPKKDGMGMDYVPVYEGEDDGTTLKVSLDKVQKLGVRTEAARMTTLARSIRAVGSVQVDERNLHVVASKFEGYIERLNVNQTGQAVKRGQSLMEVYSPDLVLAEQEFLVAATGAKSLENASPEARDAARSLADGALARLKNWDIPTAQIEKLRQGGQITRTLSFAAPASGIVLEKRAIQGMRFMPGEMLYQIADLSTVWVIAEVFEQDLAQVNLGQTARVNFNALPGLTFTGKVTFLYPTVTPETRTAKVRIELPNHDGHLKPALYGAVELASPVADRPVLTIPDSAVLDSGTKQAVLVERGEGRYEPREVKVGVRAGGLIQIQEGLAEGEKVVVSANFLIDAESNLRAALQSFHNH; encoded by the coding sequence ATGAGCACCACACGCGCCATCCTGCTCGGCGGTGTCGCCGTTATCGCCGCCCTGGGCGGCGGCTACTGGCTGGGCCGTTCCGGCCAACCGCACAAAGCCCCGGCGACCAATACCGCCACACCGCCAGCTGCCGCCGGCTCCCATACCGGCCACGACGCGGCGGCGCAGGTCGCTAAAGAGCGCCAAATCTTGTTCTACCAGCATCCCGACGGCAATGCCGATTACTCGCCGGTGCCCAAGAAGGACGATAAGGGCCGCGACTACACCCCGGTCTACGCCGATCCCGAGCCGGAACCCGTTGCCGCCAAGCCGGCTGGCAAGGGCAAGATTCTCTACTATCGCAATCCCATGGGTCTGGCCGACACCTCCCCGGTGCCGAAGAAGGACGGCATGGGCATGGATTACGTCCCGGTCTATGAGGGTGAGGACGACGGCACCACCCTGAAGGTCAGCCTCGACAAGGTCCAGAAGCTGGGCGTCCGCACCGAGGCCGCCCGGATGACCACCCTGGCCCGCTCCATCCGCGCCGTGGGCTCGGTCCAGGTGGACGAGCGCAACCTCCATGTGGTGGCGTCCAAGTTCGAGGGCTACATCGAGCGCCTCAACGTCAACCAGACCGGTCAGGCGGTCAAACGCGGCCAGTCGCTGATGGAGGTCTACAGCCCCGATCTGGTGCTGGCCGAGCAGGAATTCCTGGTAGCCGCCACGGGGGCAAAATCCCTGGAGAACGCCAGCCCGGAGGCCCGCGATGCCGCCCGGTCCCTGGCGGATGGCGCCCTGGCGCGGCTGAAGAACTGGGACATCCCCACCGCCCAGATCGAGAAGCTGCGTCAGGGTGGCCAGATCACCCGCACCCTGTCTTTCGCCGCGCCAGCCTCGGGCATCGTGCTGGAGAAGCGGGCCATCCAGGGCATGCGTTTCATGCCGGGCGAGATGCTCTACCAGATCGCCGATCTTTCCACCGTCTGGGTGATCGCCGAGGTATTCGAGCAAGATCTGGCTCAGGTCAATCTCGGCCAGACCGCCCGCGTCAATTTTAACGCCCTGCCGGGTCTGACCTTCACCGGCAAGGTCACCTTCCTCTATCCCACCGTGACGCCTGAGACCCGCACCGCCAAGGTACGGATCGAACTGCCCAACCACGACGGCCACCTGAAGCCCGCCCTCTACGGCGCGGTGGAGCTGGCCTCGCCTGTGGCCGACCGGCCGGTCCTGACCATCCCCGACTCGGCAGTGTTGGACAGCGGCACAAAGCAAGCGGTGCTGGTGGAGCGCGGCGAAGGCCGCTACGAACCGCGCGAGGTCAAGGTCGGCGTCCGGGCCGGCGGCCTGATTCAGATCCAGGAAGGCCTGGCCGAAGGGGAAAAGGTGGTGGTGAGCGCCAACTTCCTGATCGACGCCGAGAGCAATCTGCGCGCCGCACTCCAGAGCTTCCACAACCACTGA
- a CDS encoding cytochrome c: protein MNRRSITFIAAGLFTAIGGAAAIALSTFDVSARTRHWPATTWAIETIRDHSIRNAAAGIAVPAGLEDRVSIMAGVEHYRAHCAVCHGAPGIEPDVIARGMYPAPPDLRHAAEHRGPAELFWIVKNGIKMSGMPAWADHGDEELWPVVALMLQLPKMTEAEYVRLTAEIDQAAGHHQHDTGAMPTPAAIPVAEAAAPTHKHDGHSHSHGHH from the coding sequence ATGAATAGGCGCTCCATCACTTTTATCGCGGCGGGCCTGTTCACCGCCATCGGCGGGGCCGCCGCTATTGCCCTCTCGACCTTCGACGTATCGGCCCGAACCCGGCATTGGCCGGCGACCACCTGGGCGATCGAGACGATCCGGGACCATTCCATCCGCAACGCCGCCGCTGGCATTGCCGTGCCGGCCGGGCTGGAGGATCGGGTCAGCATCATGGCGGGTGTCGAGCACTACCGTGCCCATTGCGCCGTCTGCCACGGCGCTCCCGGCATCGAGCCGGACGTCATCGCCCGCGGAATGTACCCCGCGCCCCCCGATCTTCGCCATGCGGCGGAGCATCGTGGCCCGGCCGAACTGTTCTGGATCGTCAAGAACGGCATCAAGATGTCGGGTATGCCCGCCTGGGCCGATCACGGTGATGAGGAATTGTGGCCGGTGGTCGCCCTCATGCTGCAACTGCCCAAGATGACGGAGGCGGAGTACGTCAGACTTACGGCTGAGATCGATCAAGCCGCCGGCCATCACCAGCATGACACGGGGGCGATGCCTACCCCCGCCGCCATACCGGTGGCGGAAGCAGCCGCGCCGACACACAAGCATGATGGTCATTCCCACTCCCATGGCCATCACTGA
- a CDS encoding ATP-binding protein yields the protein MRSLLPDSIAGRTMIVLLIGLTLSHIASTWVLSSDRHDTLIETSERLCADHIAVIAHLIERASPQDRGAIVGGLGGALTEITLSDQPKVGLIHQDEEELSLMQTALQPYFGAVEHPRLHVVHHRTESGEQAGFWRNLAAGFPHDRIMQVSFQLESGTWVNFDMAMVRAATLWSPHAALSTLVMMVAVLVFGTWATGWVGRPLATFATAADRLGRDVNAPRLPEGGPREVRRAVAAFNEMQSRIRRFVEDRTQMLAAISHDLRSPITRLRLRTELLPEGEGRDKMLRDLDEMETMVASSLDFARGEAVDETTETIDLAATLEAICDNAADMGLAAEFEWERRLVCACRPAAIKRALANLIENAARYGRQAKVRAHATDQAVEVVIEDSGPGIPEAELDKVFGPFYRVEGSRNRKTGGIGLGLTVARGIIRAHGGNILLQNRQEGGLRVTVTLPQEGVP from the coding sequence ATGAGGTCATTGCTTCCCGATTCCATCGCCGGTCGGACGATGATCGTCCTGTTGATCGGGCTGACGCTGTCGCACATCGCCAGCACCTGGGTGCTGTCCTCCGACCGCCATGATACTCTCATCGAAACCAGCGAACGCCTGTGCGCCGATCATATTGCCGTCATCGCCCATCTAATCGAGCGGGCTTCTCCTCAAGACCGAGGCGCCATCGTCGGTGGGCTAGGTGGGGCACTGACCGAAATCACCCTGTCGGACCAGCCCAAGGTCGGTCTCATTCACCAGGATGAGGAGGAACTGTCGTTGATGCAAACGGCACTGCAGCCCTATTTTGGGGCGGTGGAGCATCCCCGCCTGCATGTGGTGCATCACCGAACGGAAAGCGGAGAGCAAGCTGGATTTTGGCGGAACTTAGCTGCCGGCTTCCCCCATGACCGGATTATGCAGGTGTCTTTCCAGTTGGAGAGCGGAACCTGGGTGAACTTCGACATGGCCATGGTCCGTGCCGCCACCCTGTGGTCGCCCCATGCCGCCCTTTCGACTCTGGTGATGATGGTCGCCGTCCTGGTGTTCGGCACCTGGGCCACCGGCTGGGTGGGCCGCCCGCTGGCCACCTTCGCCACCGCAGCTGACCGCCTGGGCCGCGATGTCAATGCTCCCCGATTGCCCGAGGGCGGGCCGCGCGAGGTTCGCCGCGCCGTAGCGGCCTTCAACGAAATGCAGAGCCGTATCCGTCGCTTCGTCGAGGATCGAACCCAGATGCTGGCTGCCATCTCCCATGACCTGCGTAGCCCCATCACCCGCCTGCGTCTGCGTACAGAACTGCTACCCGAGGGTGAGGGGCGCGACAAGATGTTGCGCGACCTGGACGAGATGGAAACCATGGTGGCCTCGTCCCTGGATTTCGCCCGTGGCGAGGCGGTCGATGAAACGACCGAGACCATCGACCTCGCCGCCACGCTGGAGGCCATCTGCGACAACGCCGCCGACATGGGCCTCGCGGCGGAATTTGAATGGGAGCGGCGCTTGGTCTGCGCCTGCCGCCCCGCCGCGATCAAACGAGCGCTGGCCAATCTGATCGAAAATGCCGCCCGCTACGGCCGGCAGGCCAAGGTCAGGGCTCATGCGACCGATCAGGCCGTCGAGGTGGTGATCGAGGATTCCGGCCCCGGCATTCCCGAAGCCGAACTGGACAAGGTGTTTGGCCCATTCTACCGGGTCGAAGGCTCGCGCAACCGCAAGACCGGAGGAATCGGCCTGGGCCTGACAGTGGCCCGCGGCATCATCCGCGCTCATGGCGGCAATATTCTCCTCCAGAACCGCCAGGAAGGCGGCTTGCGTGTCACCGTGACCTTGCCGCAGGAGGGCGTGCCATGA